One segment of Solanum stenotomum isolate F172 chromosome 1, ASM1918654v1, whole genome shotgun sequence DNA contains the following:
- the LOC125852562 gene encoding kirola-like encodes MGVKGKLIASVEVKRSGHSFYDIFHTNTHHVPKISPRNIDHFEIHEGETMKAGSIVSWKYNEAGQKIYMKHLVEDVDPHKKSITWKLIEGDLLELYNYFNVIKSCDYQWTTWTIEYEKKTEDTPESLIHLGFILDLTKDVEAHLLEK; translated from the exons ATGGGCGTGAAAGGTAAGTTAATTGCTTCCGTGGAGGTGAAGCGTAGCGGACACTCgttttatgatatttttcataCCAATACTCATCATGTACCCAAAATAAGTCCTAGAAATATCGACCATTTTGAAATTCATGAAGGTGAAACTATGAAGGCTGGTTCAATTGTTAGTTGGAAATATAATGAAG CTGGACAGAAAATATACATGAAGCACTTAGTTGAAGACGTCGATCCTCACAAGAAATCAATCACATGGAAACTGATTGAAGGAGATTTATTAGAGTTGTATAATTACTTTAATGTTATAAAATCTTGTGACTATCAATGGACTACTTGGAcaattgaatatgaaaaaaaaactgaagACACACCAGAATCCCTCATTCACTTGGGTTTTATCCTTGACCTGACCAAGGATGTAGAGGCTCACCTTCTCGAAAAGTAG